From the Lolium rigidum isolate FL_2022 chromosome 2, APGP_CSIRO_Lrig_0.1, whole genome shotgun sequence genome, one window contains:
- the LOC124689071 gene encoding calmodulin calcium-dependent NAD kinase-like, with protein sequence MKDSAATVVPRLVAPRGGRAHEIEMFSHYVAKQIGFDDPNECPHLCTMACDYLKKSKGYEQNLLAFFHNNMNPDAMLVKLIEELDRCILSYFSFHWHCAAHVITQVLTAEQPRRKLRSMVLEATRKMRFERVTRELKVTRLFSTLMEELKVIGISSPDNKPRCPTTEVMVPAAHSVRSPVLLLMGGGMGAGKSTVLKQIMKEVFWSGAAANAVVVEADAFKESDVIYQAITSRGHHDDMLQTAELVHQSSTDAAASLLVTALNEGRDVIMDGTLSWEPFVLQTIAMARSVHRQRYRMGVGYKVAADGTTTEQYWEPVEEQSATGPFCRAATKPYRIELVGIICDAYLAVIRGIRRAIISGRAVRVNSQLKSHKRFAGAFRKYCDLVDNARLYSTNTIDGTKLIGWKDGDSRLLVDMQEIGLLDRVSKINEEADCVHELYPDGHPTGGAGSVWEELVASPVRASIQRELKTAILESEACFPSP encoded by the exons ATGAAGGATAGCGCCGCGACGGTGGTGCCGCGGCTGGTGGCGCCGCGCGGCGGCCGCGCCCACGAGATCGAGATGTTCTCGCACTATGTTG CTAAGCAAATAGGGTTCGACGATCCGAACGAGTGCCCCCACCTTTGTACAATGGCCTGCGATTATCTAAAGAAGAGCAAGGGCTATGAACAGAATCTACTtgcgttcttccataacaacatgaATCCCGACGCCATGCTCGTCAAGTTGATCGAGGAGCTAGACAGATGCATACTCAGCTACTTCTCCTTCCACTGGCATTGTGCAGCTCATGTAATCACGCAG GTTCTAACAGCAGAGCAACCTAGAAGAAAGCTCAGGAGCATGGTATTGGAGGCCACAAG GAAGATGAGGTTCGAGAGGGTGACGAGAGAGCTGAAGGTGACTCGGCTCTTCTCGACCCTGATGGAGGAGCTGAAGGTGATCGGGATAAGCTCCCCCGACAACAAGCCGCGCTGCCCGACCACCGAGGTGATGGTCCCGGCGGCACACAGCGTCCGCAGCCCTGTGCTGCTCCTGATGGGCGGCGGCATGGGCGCCGGCAAGAGCACCGTGCTCAAACAGATCATGAAGGA GGTGTTCTGGTCCggcgcggcggcgaacgcggtggtggtggaggccgacGCGTTCAAGGAGTCGGACGTGATCTACCAGGCAATCACCTCCCGCGGCCACCACGACGACATGCTGCAGACCGCCGAGCTG GTGCACCAGTCGTCGACGGACGCGGCGGCGTCGCTGCTGGTGACGGCCCTGAACGAGGGACGGGACGTGATCATGGACGGCACGCTCTCGTGGGAGCCGTTCGTGCTGCAGACGATCGCCATGGCGCGGTCCGTGCACCGGCAGCGGTACCGCATGGGGGTCGGCTACAAGGTCGCCGCCGACGGGACGACCACCGAGCAGTACTGGGAGCCCGTCGAGGAGCAGAGCGCAACCGGGCCCTTCTGCAGGGCGGCCACGAAACCCTACCGCATCGAGCTCGTCGGCATCATCTGCGACGCCTACCTCGCTGTCATCAGAGGGATCAG GCGAGCTATCATATCCGGGAGGGCCGTGCGGGTGAACTCGCAGCTCAAGTCCCACAAACGGTTCGCCGGCGCCTTCAGGAAGTACTGTGACCTCGTCGACAACGCCAGGCTCTACAGCACCAATACCATCGACGGGACAAAG TTGATAGGTTGGAAGGACGGGGACAGCAGGTTGCTGGTAGACATGCAGGAAATCGGGCTGCTGGACCGGGTTAGCAAgatcaacgaggaagccgactgcGTGCACGAGCTGTACCCGGACGGGCACCCCACCGGCGGCGCGGGGTCGGTCTGGGAGGAGCTGGTGGCGTCGCCGGTGCGGGCGTCCATACAGCGGGAGCTCAAGACGGCCATCCTCGAGAGCGAGGCATGCTTCCCGTCCCCGTAG